One genomic window of Nicotiana sylvestris chromosome 10, ASM39365v2, whole genome shotgun sequence includes the following:
- the LOC138879886 gene encoding uncharacterized protein, with product MGNKGTAIVHLGFTGPICCSNLLSYLAFSTDFVTAATAEICLIYPHFQVRASTDHIHTVLDGVKRYIVCLENKKCSCGQFQLDELPCVHALAALRHRNETYENYCSPYYTRKSLLLTYEMPVNTLPDEGKWDVPQHILDEVVKPPAGDKRQPGRPHKERYKIFDEIKSKKYKVSCGNCGGEGHNKRTCKNAPKKK from the exons TACTGCTATTGTGCACCTGGGTTTCACGGGTCCCAtttgttgctcaaatctgctgagttatttggcattttctactgattttgttactgctgctactgctgaaatttgccTCATTTACCCTCATTTtcag gtgagggcttcaacggatcatatacatactgtgttagatggtgtgaagcggtacattgtgtgtctagaaaacaagaaatgtagctgtggacaattccaacttgatgaacttCCATGTGTGCATGCTTTGGCAGCATTAAGGCATAGGAATGAAACATACGAAAACTATTGCTCTCCGTATTACACAAGGAAGAGCCTTCTGCTTACCTATGAAATGCCAGTAAATACTCTTCCTGATGAAGGCAAATGGGATGTGCCACAACATATTTTGGATGAGGTAGTAAAGCCACCGGCGGGAGATAAAAGGCAGCCAGGGAGACCTCACAAGGAAAGATATAAAATATTTGATGAAATAAAGTCAAAGAAATACAAGGTGTCATGTGGCAATTGTGGAggtgaagggcataacaaaagaaCTTGCAAGAATGCGCCGAAAAAGAAATGA